A stretch of Limanda limanda chromosome 7, fLimLim1.1, whole genome shotgun sequence DNA encodes these proteins:
- the asb14b gene encoding dynein axonemal heavy chain 12 has protein sequence MTTKTEDDVCQSDDDFDEDEATQYIIEQSLVQYRKLKGLNPRDLKPSKDPDGIFKAIKEGDEDALNRLAEQPETLSRVDERGWIPLHEAAVQLNKRILEIIFSASAPGAAQCRSLKGETPLFLAVVHGIRENATFLLQNGCSPDLQNDDQDSPLVAAILNDQYDLATLLLRYRATVDQTGPLNRTALHECAFLGLENFVYLLLESGADPNAYDVRKKTPLALAAQNGHLNVVEGLLQKGAHVWSESDSGTILFVAASSGNPDVISLLLDNGADPNRPLYSGHLPIHRVAYHGHRLALEHLIPVTTLDAVRESGMSPLHSAAAGGYPHCVEILLKAAYDPNFMLHSRVRSNYEDDRRSALFFAVSNNDLQCTRLLLEAGAMVNQDPIHCLQVALRQGNYELINTLLKFGANVNYYSRINTTHFPSALQYALKDEVMLRMILNHGYDVKRCFDCPYGDSSHDYAPWTTSVIKDMVFCEVITVSWLKHLSAQVVRIMLDYTDHVTFCTKLKDTLEEQKQWPEICHLQKNTRSLKHLCRLRIREHLNRLRLREPAFINYLPLPPSLKDYVRYKEFDVYSRGSMGNPM, from the exons ATGACCACAAAGACAGAGGACGATGTTTGTCAATCAGATGATGACTTTGATGAAGATGAGGCAACACAGTATATAATTGAACAAAGTCTGGTTCAGTATAGGAAACTCAAAGGATTGAATCCGAG GGATCTGAAACCCAGTAAGGATCCTGATGGGATTTTCAAAGCGATCAAGGAGg GTGATGAAGATGCACTGAACAGACTGGCAGAGCAGCCAGAGACTCTGTCCAGAGTGGATGAGCGAGGATGGATCCCTCTGCATGAGGCTGCAGTGCAGCTCAATAAAAGGATACTAGAGATTATTTTCTCAG CCTCAGCCCCGGGGGCTGCCCAATGTCGCTCTCTGAAGGGTGAGACGCCGCTGTTTCTAGCCGTGGTCCATGGAATCAGAGAGAACGCCACATTCCTGCTGCAGAACGGCTGTAGCCCGGATCTGCAGAACGACGATCAGGATTCTCCTCTCGTTGCAG CTATCCTTAATGACCAGTACGACCTGGCCACTCTGCTGCTCCGCTACAGAGCCACAGTGGACCAGACAGGACCGCTCAACAGGACCGCTCTACATGAATGTGCTTTTTTAGGCCTGGAGAACTTTGTCTACCTGCTCCTGGAGTCCGGTGCCGACCCAAACGCATACGACGTCAGAAAGAAGACGCCGCTGGCTCTGGCTGCACAGAATGGACATTTGAACGTGGTGGAGGGCCTGTTACAGAAAG GAGCCCATGTGTGGAGTGAATCTGACTCGGGAACTATTTTATTTGTTGCAGCGTCGTCAGGAAACCCCGACGTCATCTCCTTACTGCTGGACAACGGAGCCGATCCCAACCGACCTCTTTACAGCGGCCACCTGCCAATTCACCGCGTGGCCTACCACGGACACCGCCT GGCACTGGAGCACCTCATCCCAGTGACTACACTGGACGCTGTGAGGGAAAGCGGGATGAGTCCTCTCCACTCGGCCGCTGCCGGGGGTTATCCCCATTGCGTGGAGATTCTGCTCAAAGCTGCATACGACCCAAACTTCATGCTGCACTCGAGGGTGCGAAGCAACTACGAGGACGATCGTAGGTCGGCCCTCTTCTTCGCGGTGTCCAACAATGACCTTCAGTGCACCCGCCTGCTGCTAGAGGCCGGGGCCATGGTGAACCAGGACCCTATCCACTGTTTGCAGGTGGCTCTGAGACAGGGCAACTATGAGCTGATCAACACGCTGCTGAAGTTTGGGGCCAATGTGAACTACTACTCCCGCATCAACACCACTCACTTCCCCTCGGCTCTGCAGTACGCCCTGAAAGACGAGGTCATGCTGAGAATGATCCTGAACCATGGGTATGATGTCAAACGCTGCTTTGACTGTCCCTATGGAGACAGCTCCCACGACTACGCCCCCTGGACGACTTCCGTCATCAAAGACATGGTG TTCTGTGAGGTGATAACCGTGTCGTGGCTGAAGCACCTTTCTGCTCAGGTGGTGCGCATCATGCTCGACTACACCGACCACGTGACCTTCTGCACCAAACTGAAGGACACGTtggaggagcagaaacagtGGCCGGAGATCTGCCACCTTCAAA AAAACACTCGGAGCCTGAAGCACCTGTGTCGGCTGCGGATAAGGGAGCATCTCAACCGCTTGCGTCTGAGAGAACCGGCCTTCATCAactaccttcctcttcctcccagtcTGAAAGATTACGTCCGCTACAAGGAGTTTGATGTGTACAGCAGGGGCAGCATGGGGAATcccatgtga